From Tripterygium wilfordii isolate XIE 37 chromosome 16, ASM1340144v1, whole genome shotgun sequence, one genomic window encodes:
- the LOC119980333 gene encoding ultraviolet-B receptor UVR8-like isoform X1, whose amino-acid sequence MNGEGRGEEMEVEEVAREKLVYMWGYLPGALPQRSHILSPVAVRSPASADSVGHAWKDVCGRGCGFAMAISESGKLITWGSTDDLGQSYITSGKHGELPEPFPLPTEASIVRAAAGWAHCIAVTDSGEVYTWGWKECIPSGKVIGDTLTVATLEKETFERQNVFLTEHVSAKSQGSRSNSGTLTSIDGRGGGDDGTKRRRISSVKQAPESSSSGDETLSALPCLVALNPGVRITTVAAGGRHTLVLSDIGQVWGWGYGGEGQLGLGSRIRMVSSPHPVPCIDPSSYAKDRTAALTWGCMSSEEGQSFRVPGTCVRGIACGGRHSAVITDAGAVLTFGWGLYGQCGQGSTDDELSPTCVSSLLGIRIEGVAAGLWHTVCISADGDVYAFGGNQFGQLGTGSDQAETLPRLLDTPNLENLQAKVVSCGARHSVVVTEDGKVFSWGWNKYGQLGLGDVIDRNIPSQITIEGCVPKNIACGWWHTLLLAETPT is encoded by the exons ATGAATGGGGAGGGGAGAGGAGAGGAAATGGAGGTGGAGGAGGTTGCGAGGGAGAAGTTGGTTTACATGTGGGGATATCTTCCTGGAGCTCTACCACAAAGGTCTCATATTTTGTCTCCGGTAGCCGTGCGGAGTCCGGCATCCGCTGATTCCGTAGGGCATGCGTGGAAGGATGTTTGCGGAAGGGGTTGTGGTTTCGCGATGGCAATTTCTG AGTCTGGAAAGCTCATAACATGGGGTTCAACGGATGATCTAGGTCAAAGCTATATCACATCTGGAAAGCATGGG GAACTCCCAGAGCCTTTCCCTCTTCCAACTGAAGCTTCTATTGTAAGAGCTGCAGCAGGTTGGGCCCATTGCATTGCAGTTACTG ATAGTGGAGAAGTTTATACCTGGGGATGGAAAGAGTGCATTCCTTCTGGAAAGGTGATTGGTGATACATTGACTGTGGCAACATTGGAAAAAGAGACATTTGAAAGACAAAACGTATTTTTGACAGAACATG TGAGTGCCAAATCACAAGGCTCACGATCCAACAGTGGAACTTTGACTAGTATTGATGGTAGAGGAGGGGGAGATGACGGTACAAAGAGAAGGAGAATATCATCAGTAAAACAAGCACCTGAAAGCTCATCCTCTGGTGATGAAACTCTCTCAGCGTTGCCTTGTCTTGTTGCATTGAACCCTGGTGTGAGGATCACAACCGTTGCTGCTGGCGGGCGGCATACCTTAGTATTGTCAG ATATAGGACAAGTGTGGGGTTGGGGCTATGGAGGTGAAGGGCAGCTTGGTTTAGGCTCTAGGATACGTATGGTGTCCTCTCCACATCCTGTGCCTTGCATTGACCCATCTTCCTATGCAAAAGATAGAACTGCAGCACTTACTTGGGGATGCATGAGTTCAGAAGAGGGACAGAGTTTTAGAGTTCCTGGAACTTGTGTGAGGGGGATTGCTTGTGGAGGGCGACATAGTGCAGTAATAACAG ATGCTGGAGCGGTACTTACTTTTGGATGGGGACTCTATGGACAG TGTGGGCAAGGAAGCACAGATGATGAGCTAAGCCCAACTTGTGTGTCTTCCTTACTGGGGATCCGTATAGAAGGTGTTGCAGCAGGATTGTGGCACACTGTATGCATTTCTGCTGATGGTGATGTGTATGCATTTGGCGGGAATCAGTTTGGTCAGTTGGGAACTGGGAGTGATCAAGCTGAG ACTCTCCCTAGGCTTCTCGATACTCCAAATTTGGAAAATTTGCAAGCGAAGGTCGTCTCTTGTGGGGCTCGTCACAGTGTTGTAGTCACAG AGGATGGAAAAGTGTTCAGCTGGGGATGGAACAAGTATGGACAG CTTGGTCTTGGAGATGTGATTGATCGCAACATTCCCTCCCAGATCACTATTGAGGGCTGTGTCCCTAAAAATATTGCTTGTGGCTGGTGGCACACCCTACTTCTGGCTGAGACACCAACATGA
- the LOC119980285 gene encoding CASP-like protein 5B1, with translation MKELFGGPGRVSGLLLRLGQCLFGCASIGVMISAPGFFNSTAFCYLIASMGLEVLWSLGLAILDLHALSSKKNLQNHVFLSLFVVGDWVTAILSLSAVCAAAGVTVLYARDLHSCKKPPYISCNEFQLSVALAFISWFLLAISSHVMFWLLATI, from the exons ATGAAAGAGTTATTTGGGGGTCCAGGGAGGGTGAGTGGACTGCTACTCAGACTGGGGCAGTGTCTGTTCGGTTGTGCTTCAATTGGTGTCATGATATCTGCTCCAGGCTTCTTCAACTCCACTGCTTTCTG CTATTTAATTGCGTCAATGGGCCTTGAAGTTTTATGGAGTCTCGGACTTGCGATTCTTGACCTGCATGCATTGAGCTCAAAGAAAAATCTGCAGAATCATGTCTTTCTAAGCCTATTTGTTGTCGGTGATTGG GTGACTGCTATTTTATCACTTTCAGCTGTGTGCGCAGCTGCTGGAGTGACAGTTCTGTATGCGAGAGACTTGCATTCTTGCAAGAAACCACCGTATATCTCCTGCAACGAATTCCAACTTTCTGTAGCTTTGGCATTTATCTCCTGGTTTCTGCTTGCCATATCTTCTCATGTTATGTTTTGGCTTTTGGCTACTATATGA
- the LOC119981273 gene encoding probable mannose-1-phosphate guanylyltransferase 2, producing the protein MISQRDNVDVGVKAEALGGGSRDSSTDVDEPSNYGVVVMEEKTGKVERFVEKSKLFVGNKINAGIYLLNPSVLDRIELRPTSTEKEVFPKIAADNKLFAMVLPGFWMDIGLPRDYITGLRLYLDSLRNRSSTKLATVPNIVGNVLVDETAKMGCLIGPDVAIGPGCVVEAGVRLSCCSVIRGAHIKRHACIASSIIGWHSTVGQRARVENMTILGEDVHVSDEIYTNGGVALPHKEIKSSIWKPEIVMLRL; encoded by the exons ATGATTTCTCAGAGAGACAACGTAGATGTGGGAGTTAAAGCGGAGGCGTTGGGCGGTGGCTCTAGGGATTCTTCGACAGAT GTGGATGAGCCATCAAATTATGGTGTGGTGGTCATGGAAGAAAAGACGGGGAAAGTCGAGAGATTTgtagaaaaatcaaaattatttgTTGGTAACAAAATCAATGCGGGAATTTATCTATTGAATCCTTCTGTTCTTGATCGAATTGAACTGAGGCCCACCTCGACTGAGAAAGAGGTATTCCCGAAAATTGCTGCTGATAATAAGCTATTTGCAATGGTTCTACCTGGGTTTTGGATGGACATTGGACTGCCAAGGGATTATATTACTGGCCTGAGACTGTATCTAGATTCGTTGCGAAATAGATCTTCTACTAAATTGGCAACTGTCCCTAACATCGTAGGAAATGTCTTGGTGGACGAGACTGCCAAAATGGGATGTTTGATAGGACCTGATGTTGCAATAGGTCCTGGTTGTGTAGTTGAAGCTGGAGTTCGGCTCTCGTGCTGCTCGGTGATACGTGGAGCGCACATCAAAAGGCACGCCTGCATTGCAAGCAGTATCATCGGCTGGCACTCCACTGTCGGGCAACGGGCTCGCGTAGAAAACATGACTATCCTTGGAGAAGATGTTCATGTGAGCGATGAAATTTACACCAACGGTGGTGTGGCTCTTCCCCACAAAGAGATTAAATCTAGCATTTGGAAGCCAGAGATAGTCATGCTTAGGCTATGA
- the LOC119980283 gene encoding protein YIPF1 homolog yields MDESYNSNLPTSHLLGSVPAVVNQEKNTPNYEAPEANMQTFPPNNGGGSRQGYQTLGSPSEVFEQQPPNNWKGVFSVSSYTQYFNVDTDIVINRLMSSLNPLTGDFFSKIDANPDLYGLVWISTTLVFVLASLGNCATYLMQKRTDSSTSWNFDVSYVNVAAFSIYGYAMVVPLAFYFLLQYLGSNASLVRFWCMWGYSLFIFILSSFLLVIPFEFLRWIIILVAGTASACFVTLNLRSYMESNDLTVVVIASFFLQLALAIFIKAWFFP; encoded by the exons ATGGACGAGTCTTACAATTCTAATCTCCCTACCAGCCATCTACTCGGTTCAGTACCT GCTGTTGTCAATCAAGAAAAGAATACCCCAAACTATGAAG CCCCAGAAGCAAATATGCAAACATTCCCACCAAATAATGGAGGTGGCAGCAGGCAGGGTTATCAAACTCTTGGAAGTCCAAGCG AAGTTTTTGAACAACAACCACCAAACAACTGGAAAGGAGTGTTTAGTGTCTCATCATACACACAATATTTCAATGTGGATACTGACATTGTGATAAACAGATTGATGAGTTCTTTGAATCCCCTCACTGGAGATTTTTTCAGCAAGATTGATGCAAACCCTGATCT GTATGGACTAGTCTGGATCTCCACTACATTGGTATTCGTGCTTGCTTCTCTTGGAAACTGTGCCACTTACCTAATGCAAAAACGCACTGATAGCAGCACATCTTGGAACTTTGATGTCAGCTATGTAAATGTGGCGGCATTTTCAATCTATGGTTATGCAATGGTGGTGCCATTGGCTTTTTACTTCTTGCTTCAGTATCTTGGATCAAATGCTAGCCTTGTACGATTTTGGTGCATGTGGGGATATTCTCTGTTCATTTTCATCTTGAGCTCC TTTCTCTTGGTTATCCCTTTCGAGTTTCTCcggtggatcattatactcgtTGCTGGCACTGCCTCAGCATGTTTTGTTACATTAAACCTGAGGTCTTATATGGAGAGTAATGACCTAACAGTGGTGGTCATTGCCTCGTTCTTCTTGCAACTAGCATTGGCAATTTTCATTAAGGCTTGGTTCTTTCCATGA
- the LOC119980281 gene encoding eukaryotic translation initiation factor 3 subunit G-like: MTLDVSAPRMRWGELEEDDGEDLDFLLPPKQVIGPDENGIKRVIEYKFDDAGNKIKITTTSRVRKLAKAHLSKRAIERRNWPKFGDAVHEDVGSRLTMVSTEEILIERPRAPGSNQEETKVAGDNLAQLGKGGAVLMVCRTCGKKGDHWTSRCPYKDLAQPTETFVEKPAASETALAASAGAKGASTYVPPSMRAGAERTVGSDMRRRNEENSVRVTNLSEDTREADLHELFRTFGSVSRVYVAIDQKTGMSRGFGFVNFVNKEDAERAINKLNGYGYDNLILRVEWATPRAS, from the exons ATGACACTCGACGTATCGGCGCCGAGGATGCGATGGGGAGAGTTGGAAGAGGACGACGGAGAAGATCTCGATTTCCTGTTGCCTCCTAAGCAGGTAATCGGCCCCGATGAGAATGGCATCAAGAGGGTCATTGAATACAAGTTTGACGACGCTGGGAACAAGATTAAGATAACCACCACCTCGCGCGTCCGCAAGCTCGCCAAGGCTCATCTGAGCAAGCGGGCGATAGAGCGCCGCAACTGGCCCAAGTTTGGTGATGCCGTCCATGAGGATGTTGGTAGCAGGCTTACCATGGTCTCCACTGAGGAGATCCTTATCGAAAGGCCTAGAGCCCCTG GTAGCAATCAAGAAGAAACCAAGGTAGCTGGTGACAACTTGGCTCAACTTGGTAAGGGAGGGGCAGTTCTCATGGTATGTAGGACTTGTGGTAAGAAAGGTGATCACTGGACATCTCGCTGCCCATACAAGGATCTTGCTCAACCGACGGAGACTTTTGTTGAAAAACCAGCTGCATCGGAGACTGCTCTTGCCGCTTCTGCTGGCGCCAAGGGAGCATCAACATATGTTCCTCCAAGCATGAGAGCTGGTGCTGAGAGAACTGTAGGATCAGATATGAGGcgaagaaatgaagaaaactcTGTGAGGGTCACCAATTTATCAGAAGACACCCGCGAGGCTGATTTGCATGAACTATTCCGCACATTTGGCTCAGTCAGTCGTGTATATGTAGCTATTGATCAGAAAACTGGTATGAGCAGGGGTTTCGGTTTTGTCAACTTCGTAAACAAGGAAGACGCTGAGAGGGCAATCAATAAGCTTAATGGATATGGTTACGACAATCTCATCCTCCGTGTCGAGTGGGCCACCCCCAGAGCAAGTTAG
- the LOC119980284 gene encoding uncharacterized protein At2g39795, mitochondrial-like yields the protein MAFASILRRSASTVAPIVTRLALGQRSFGSALFTALNHHVNLSREHSVSFPSYYSTAAAKKPSATESLLRVIESEIKCARETDDHDRVEEIPKGFPFKSEDNPGEQIVTLTREYEGETIKVLVQMPGLVTGENNEIGDADGDDENEKAGQSSVPLVVTSSKKSGLTLEFNCVAYPDEIAIDGLSVRHPENSEDQFAYEGPDFHDLDENLKKAFHKYLEIRGIKPSTTNFLHEYMINKDSREYVFWLNNLKKFMEA from the exons ATGGCCTTCGCCTCCATCCTCCGAAGATCGGCCTCCACAGTCGCTCCAATCGTGACTCGACTGGCCCTGGGTCAGCGAAGCTTCGGTTCTGCGCTTTTCACGGCCCTTAATCACCACGTCAATCTTTCTCGCGAACACTCTGTTTCATTTCCATCCTATTATTCTACGGCAGCTGCCAAGAAGCCGAGCGCCACTGAATCTCTTCTCCGAGTTATTGAGTCTGAGATCAAGTGCGCCCGGGAGACCGACGATCATGATCGG GTTGAAGAGATTCCTAAAGGTTTCCCTTTCAAGAGTGAAGATAATCCTGGAGAACAAATTGTAACACTGACAAGAGAGTATGAGGGTGAGACGATAAAAGTCTTAGTACAAATGCCTGGTCTCGTGACTGGAGAAAATAATGAGATAGGTGACGCggatggtgatgatgaaaatgagaaGGCCGGTCAATCTAGTGTTCCACTGGTTGTTACCAGCTCTAAGAAAAGTGGTCTTACACTGGAATTCAACTGTGTTGCTTACCCTGATGAGATTGCTATCGATGGCTTGTCCGTTAGACATCCAGAAAATTCGGAGGATCAGTTTGCCTATGAGGGGCCTGACTTCCA TGATTTGGATGAGAATCTGAAGAAGGCATTCCACAAGTATTTGGAGATCAGAGGAATAAAGCCAAGCACAACCAATTTCCTACACGAGTACATGATCAACAAAGACAGTCGAGAATACGTTTTTTGGTTGAACAACCTTAAGAAGTTCATGGAAGCATAA
- the LOC119980333 gene encoding ultraviolet-B receptor UVR8-like isoform X2 has product MNGEGRGEEMEVEEVAREKLVYMWGYLPGALPQRSHILSPVAVRSPASADSVGHAWKDVCGRGCGFAMAISESGKLITWGSTDDLGQSYITSGKHGELPEPFPLPTEASIVRAAAGWAHCIAVTDSGEVYTWGWKECIPSGKVIGDTLTVATLEKETFERQNVFLTEHVSAKSQGSRSNSGTLTSIDGRGGGDDGTKRRRISSVKQAPESSSSGDETLSALPCLVALNPGVRITTVAAGGRHTLVLSDIGQVWGWGYGGEGQLGLGSRIRMVSSPHPVPCIDPSSYAKDRTAALTWGCMSSEEGQSFRVPGTCVRGIACGGRHSAVITDAGAVLTFGWGLYGQDQYVGKVEIGGEKSTVNQDEDHSCKGLSTLLLLPLSLICPLGQFGCFIFLYVIAN; this is encoded by the exons ATGAATGGGGAGGGGAGAGGAGAGGAAATGGAGGTGGAGGAGGTTGCGAGGGAGAAGTTGGTTTACATGTGGGGATATCTTCCTGGAGCTCTACCACAAAGGTCTCATATTTTGTCTCCGGTAGCCGTGCGGAGTCCGGCATCCGCTGATTCCGTAGGGCATGCGTGGAAGGATGTTTGCGGAAGGGGTTGTGGTTTCGCGATGGCAATTTCTG AGTCTGGAAAGCTCATAACATGGGGTTCAACGGATGATCTAGGTCAAAGCTATATCACATCTGGAAAGCATGGG GAACTCCCAGAGCCTTTCCCTCTTCCAACTGAAGCTTCTATTGTAAGAGCTGCAGCAGGTTGGGCCCATTGCATTGCAGTTACTG ATAGTGGAGAAGTTTATACCTGGGGATGGAAAGAGTGCATTCCTTCTGGAAAGGTGATTGGTGATACATTGACTGTGGCAACATTGGAAAAAGAGACATTTGAAAGACAAAACGTATTTTTGACAGAACATG TGAGTGCCAAATCACAAGGCTCACGATCCAACAGTGGAACTTTGACTAGTATTGATGGTAGAGGAGGGGGAGATGACGGTACAAAGAGAAGGAGAATATCATCAGTAAAACAAGCACCTGAAAGCTCATCCTCTGGTGATGAAACTCTCTCAGCGTTGCCTTGTCTTGTTGCATTGAACCCTGGTGTGAGGATCACAACCGTTGCTGCTGGCGGGCGGCATACCTTAGTATTGTCAG ATATAGGACAAGTGTGGGGTTGGGGCTATGGAGGTGAAGGGCAGCTTGGTTTAGGCTCTAGGATACGTATGGTGTCCTCTCCACATCCTGTGCCTTGCATTGACCCATCTTCCTATGCAAAAGATAGAACTGCAGCACTTACTTGGGGATGCATGAGTTCAGAAGAGGGACAGAGTTTTAGAGTTCCTGGAACTTGTGTGAGGGGGATTGCTTGTGGAGGGCGACATAGTGCAGTAATAACAG ATGCTGGAGCGGTACTTACTTTTGGATGGGGACTCTATGGACAG GATCAATATGTAGGTAAAGTAGAAATTGGTGGAGAAAAAAGCACAGTAAATCAAGATGAAGATCACTCTTGCAAGGGATTATCTACTCTATTACTTTTACCATTGTCTCTCATATGTCCTCTTGGTCAATTCGGTTGCTTCATATTTTTGTATGTTATTGCGAATTAG